The following coding sequences lie in one Lolium perenne isolate Kyuss_39 chromosome 2, Kyuss_2.0, whole genome shotgun sequence genomic window:
- the LOC127329924 gene encoding dirigent protein 22 yields MAATAALIALIVLAGTTSHSEAASSAAGEKTTHIKLYWHDVVSGPSPTVVQVAHAASTNASKTGFGGVVVIDDPLTEGPALNSSRLLGRAQGTYISAGKDDVSLFMSMNFVFTAGRYNGSTVAIMGRNAVFSAVREMAVVGGTGVFRWARGYAQARTHTFDLKTGDATVEYNVFIKH; encoded by the coding sequence ATGGCCGCCACCGCGGCGCTCATCGCCCTAATCGTCCTCGCCGGCACCACCTCCCACTCCGAGGCCGCATCATCGGCTGCAGGCGAGAAAACGACGCACATCAAGCTCTACTGGCACGACGTGGTGAGCGGGCCGAGCCCGACGGTGGTGCAGGTGGCGCACGCGGCGTCGACCAACGCCTCCAAGACGGGCTTCGGCGGCGTGGTGGTCATCGACGACCCGCTCACGGAGGGGCCGGCGCTCAATTCCTCCAGGCTCCTCGGCCGCGCGCAGGGCACCTACATCAGCGCCGGCAAGGACGACGTGTCGCTGTTCATGAGCATGAACTTCGTCTTCACCGCCGGCAGGTACAACGGCAGCACCGTCGCCATCATGGGCCGGAACGCCGTCTTCAGCGCCGTCCGGGAGATGGCCGTCGTCGGCGGCACGGGGGTGTTCAGGTGGGCGCGAGGGTACGCGCAGGCCAGGACGCACACCTTCGATTTGAAGACCGGCGACGCCACCGTCGAGTATAACGTATTCATCAAACACTAG